In a genomic window of uncultured Flavobacterium sp.:
- a CDS encoding LytTR family DNA-binding domain-containing protein: MNCIIIDDEEMARSIIEKMIENTSQLNLLKEFSNAIHAIKYLNENNVDLIFLDIHMPDFTGFDFIKTIKSPPKIILITSDKNFAIEAFEYDCIVDYLVKPITEDRFQKAIQKANTTTTILNRSANEDNANEFYINIDRRLIKIEFAFVNIIEAKGDYIHIKTENKNYVVHSTLKKIEYKLPKDLFLKVHRSFIINTKKIIDIEDNSVLIGKDVIPVSRANRPDLMKRLNLL; the protein is encoded by the coding sequence ATGAATTGCATTATTATTGATGACGAAGAAATGGCAAGATCCATAATAGAAAAAATGATTGAAAATACATCTCAATTAAACTTGTTAAAAGAATTCTCAAATGCTATTCATGCCATAAAGTATTTAAATGAAAATAATGTCGATTTAATTTTTCTAGACATCCACATGCCTGATTTTACAGGTTTTGATTTTATTAAAACAATTAAAAGTCCACCCAAAATTATACTGATAACTTCTGATAAAAATTTTGCTATCGAAGCTTTTGAATACGACTGTATTGTAGATTATTTAGTAAAACCAATTACCGAAGATCGCTTTCAAAAAGCAATTCAAAAAGCGAATACTACAACAACAATTTTAAATAGAAGTGCTAATGAAGATAATGCAAACGAATTTTACATCAATATTGATCGCCGTCTGATCAAAATTGAATTTGCTTTCGTCAATATTATAGAAGCTAAAGGAGATTATATTCATATCAAAACGGAAAACAAAAACTATGTGGTCCACTCAACCCTTAAAAAAATAGAATACAAATTACCTAAAGATTTGTTTTTGAAAGTGCATCGTTCCTTTATTATCAATACAAAAAAAATTATTGACATTGAAGACAATAGTGTCTTAATTGGCAAAGACGTCATTCCTGTAAGTCGCGCCAATAGACCAGATTTAATGAAACGACTGAACTTATTGTAG
- a CDS encoding cellulase family glycosylhydrolase: MIVINNKNNYRAILIVSFIAINILVLFGMSEILGYLNSGADRSSMLHLEKETSDTYLPKVTWETFKNQGRRMENQTIQKIEKHYLFSYVIKNNALKNNVNDGIDDYFTESSRKQLEQIIAYNKAKKISIQSTTIEHHASLDFYSEDGQQVVITDKNVVEFQNIYQDNKLITSVRDTANYKVLMLLEDGFWRIRHYVRMQKEKSLVAVELNKKIYTVKGNEILKNGAPYIIKGINYYPKNSAWDMFGNKFNKDTIAADFEIITKAKLNTIRIFVPYEEFGKAEVSQEKLDKLKIVLDLAEEKKLAVIVTLFDFYGDYAPESWNLTHRHAEKIVTTFKDCKNIIAWDIKNEPDLDFESRGEQNVKPWLEQMIAAVKKFDANHLVTIGYSNIAAGEILKDKVDFVSYHYYEDISLFEDKLAVLEKAAKKPLVMQEYGLSSNRGLWSWFGNSKEEQANYHKKMQSIFKKKQLAFVSWTLYDFPKIPDKVAGKWPWIKNKQKQFGFIDSEGKNKPSFLYINY; encoded by the coding sequence ATGATAGTAATTAACAATAAAAATAATTATCGGGCAATTTTAATAGTTTCATTTATTGCGATTAATATTTTGGTATTATTTGGAATGAGTGAAATTTTGGGCTATTTAAATTCGGGAGCAGATAGAAGTTCGATGCTGCATTTAGAGAAAGAGACTTCAGATACATATTTACCCAAAGTAACGTGGGAAACCTTCAAAAATCAAGGTAGACGGATGGAAAATCAAACCATCCAGAAAATTGAGAAGCATTATTTGTTTTCTTATGTAATAAAAAATAATGCTCTTAAAAACAATGTCAATGATGGAATTGACGATTATTTTACAGAAAGTTCGAGAAAGCAATTAGAACAAATTATAGCATATAATAAGGCCAAAAAAATTTCGATCCAGAGTACAACAATAGAACATCATGCATCGTTAGATTTTTATAGCGAAGACGGCCAACAAGTCGTTATTACCGATAAAAATGTAGTTGAATTTCAAAATATTTATCAAGATAATAAGCTTATAACTTCTGTTCGGGATACTGCAAATTATAAGGTTTTAATGTTGCTAGAGGATGGTTTTTGGCGTATTCGACACTATGTTCGGATGCAAAAAGAAAAGAGTTTGGTTGCTGTAGAATTGAATAAAAAAATATACACGGTAAAAGGAAATGAAATTTTAAAAAATGGTGCTCCCTATATCATAAAAGGTATTAATTATTATCCTAAAAATTCTGCTTGGGATATGTTTGGAAATAAATTTAATAAAGATACTATAGCTGCTGATTTTGAGATTATAACAAAAGCAAAACTCAATACGATTAGGATTTTTGTTCCTTATGAAGAATTTGGTAAAGCAGAGGTTTCACAAGAGAAATTAGACAAGCTAAAAATAGTTTTAGACTTGGCCGAAGAAAAAAAACTAGCTGTAATCGTTACATTATTCGATTTTTATGGAGATTATGCTCCAGAAAGCTGGAATTTAACGCATCGACATGCAGAGAAAATTGTAACGACTTTTAAGGACTGCAAAAATATTATTGCTTGGGATATTAAAAACGAACCTGATTTAGATTTTGAATCACGTGGGGAACAAAATGTAAAGCCGTGGTTGGAACAAATGATTGCAGCAGTCAAGAAATTCGATGCTAATCATTTGGTCACTATTGGATATTCTAATATTGCAGCGGGAGAGATACTAAAAGATAAGGTAGATTTTGTATCGTATCATTATTATGAAGATATTTCGCTTTTTGAAGACAAACTTGCTGTTTTAGAAAAAGCAGCCAAAAAGCCTTTGGTAATGCAAGAATATGGGCTTTCGTCCAATCGAGGACTGTGGAGTTGGTTTGGTAATTCAAAAGAAGAGCAGGCTAATTATCATAAAAAAATGCAATCTATATTCAAAAAGAAGCAACTTGCATTTGTTTCCTGGACTTTATATGATTTTCCGAAAATTCCAGATAAAGTTGCTGGAAAATGGCCGTGGATAAAAAACAAACAAAAACAGTTTGGATTCATCGATTCAGAAGGAAAAAACAAACCTTCTTTTTTGTATATAAATTATTGA
- a CDS encoding sugar isomerase has protein sequence MNIKNTYKKITAENFFMLTILFVNAGNYLYNLLLGRILGPSEFADAAILITLLLVLSFVGMTFQVTTAKYAVLLEGNQLHIFLKLIFKYALLFGILLGCIVLLLSHQLQEIFKTKTSLMFVLFGLGLPMYFIMSINRGLYQGKNDLRNLSKTYYFEMLCRLILTLLLLCLLPQIQSSIIIALGILISFAFGLIPFQKIINSKNNQTLSDNLDTKSIITFFALTAFYELTQIIINNSDIMLVKHYFDNEKAGLYASLALIGRVVYFVAWMFVMLLLPKVIQLKKQGADTLPILLKYVLYIVCLSTIIVLSALLFPEIVVRLMFGDKYLPIAFLLWKYALATSIFAIANIFAYYFLSINKYIPVIISAFLGLAQIILIVLYHNSLEQVVVMQIIAMVVLLLFQLFFFFFNNNKK, from the coding sequence TTGAATATTAAAAATACTTATAAAAAGATCACTGCGGAGAATTTTTTTATGCTTACAATTTTATTTGTAAATGCAGGAAATTATTTGTACAATTTGCTATTAGGAAGAATACTTGGTCCTTCTGAGTTTGCTGACGCTGCGATTTTAATAACTTTACTTTTAGTATTGTCTTTTGTTGGAATGACATTTCAGGTTACTACTGCTAAATATGCAGTTTTGCTGGAAGGAAACCAATTGCATATCTTTTTAAAATTAATTTTTAAATACGCATTACTCTTTGGTATATTATTGGGGTGTATTGTACTATTACTCAGCCATCAATTGCAAGAAATTTTTAAAACCAAAACCTCACTAATGTTCGTTTTGTTTGGTTTGGGACTTCCAATGTATTTTATAATGAGTATTAATAGGGGTTTATATCAGGGGAAAAATGATCTGAGAAATTTGTCAAAAACCTACTATTTTGAAATGTTATGTCGTTTGATTTTGACACTTTTGTTACTCTGCCTTTTACCTCAAATTCAATCTTCTATTATCATCGCACTAGGAATTTTAATTTCTTTTGCCTTTGGTTTGATTCCCTTTCAAAAAATAATTAACAGCAAAAACAACCAAACTCTAAGTGACAATTTAGATACAAAATCCATTATTACATTTTTCGCTTTAACAGCCTTCTATGAATTAACGCAAATAATCATTAACAATAGTGATATTATGTTGGTTAAACATTATTTTGATAATGAAAAAGCAGGCTTATATGCTTCTTTAGCATTAATAGGCAGGGTAGTATATTTTGTCGCTTGGATGTTTGTAATGCTCCTTTTGCCTAAAGTAATACAGTTAAAAAAACAAGGAGCAGATACACTTCCGATTCTGTTAAAATATGTTTTATATATTGTTTGCTTGTCTACAATAATTGTTTTAAGTGCGCTCTTATTTCCCGAAATCGTAGTGCGATTAATGTTTGGCGATAAATACCTGCCCATTGCTTTCTTATTGTGGAAATATGCATTGGCAACTTCAATTTTTGCCATCGCAAATATTTTTGCTTACTATTTTCTTTCTATAAATAAATATATACCTGTCATAATATCAGCCTTTCTTGGACTTGCACAAATAATTCTAATAGTCCTCTATCATAATTCACTCGAACAGGTTGTTGTAATGCAAATCATTGCAATGGTGGTATTATTATTATTTCAATTGTTTTTTTTCTTTTTTAATAACAATAAAAAGTAA
- a CDS encoding glycosyltransferase produces the protein MKVAVVTAFPPSKVTLNEYGYHLVKNFVQNSEVSELILLSDKTSEAKQLDFDQKEKVKVKECWRFNSYITIFSVLNAVREEQPDVILFNLQFVKFGDKKTPSALGLLLPMILRFFGYKTVVLLHNILEQVDLEKAGFTESKIMQKIYNFIGTNITRCILKANKVAVTIHKYVDVLNAKYHTQNVMLIPHGTFESVKNPNFEIKSGPKQIMAFGKFGTYKKVGILIDAVEIVRKTNPEKLEVVIAGTDSPNTPGYLDAVQEKYKNVEGIIFTGYVEENDVERIFTDSTIVVFPYTSTTGSSGVLHQAGSYGKAVIMPDLGDLALLIKDEGYKGEFFNPESADSLAIAIDKIISNDTYRKELAIANFQAASALSMDKIIMMYIECFKSIQ, from the coding sequence ATGAAAGTAGCTGTAGTCACTGCATTTCCGCCAAGTAAAGTTACACTGAATGAATATGGTTATCATTTGGTAAAAAACTTTGTTCAAAACTCAGAAGTATCCGAATTAATTTTATTATCCGATAAAACATCTGAAGCGAAACAATTAGACTTTGACCAAAAAGAAAAGGTAAAAGTAAAAGAATGTTGGAGATTTAACAGTTACATCACTATTTTTTCTGTTCTTAATGCAGTTCGAGAAGAACAACCAGATGTGATTTTGTTTAATCTTCAGTTTGTAAAATTTGGAGACAAAAAAACACCTTCTGCCTTAGGATTATTGTTACCCATGATTTTGAGATTTTTTGGATACAAAACAGTGGTTTTATTACACAATATCTTAGAACAAGTTGATCTAGAAAAAGCAGGATTCACAGAGAGTAAAATTATGCAGAAGATCTATAATTTTATTGGAACTAACATTACCAGATGCATTTTGAAAGCCAATAAAGTTGCTGTAACTATTCATAAATATGTAGATGTTTTAAATGCTAAATACCATACCCAAAATGTAATGCTAATCCCTCATGGGACATTCGAATCAGTCAAAAATCCTAATTTTGAAATTAAATCTGGCCCTAAACAAATTATGGCTTTTGGGAAATTTGGAACCTACAAAAAAGTGGGAATTTTAATTGATGCAGTCGAAATTGTTAGAAAAACAAATCCAGAAAAATTAGAAGTTGTAATTGCTGGAACAGATAGTCCAAACACACCTGGATATTTAGATGCAGTACAAGAAAAATACAAAAACGTTGAGGGAATTATTTTTACCGGCTATGTTGAAGAAAATGATGTAGAACGAATTTTTACTGATAGTACAATTGTCGTATTTCCTTATACATCTACGACTGGCAGTTCTGGAGTTTTGCATCAAGCAGGAAGCTACGGCAAAGCAGTTATCATGCCTGATTTGGGCGATTTGGCCTTGCTAATTAAAGATGAAGGGTATAAAGGAGAATTTTTTAATCCGGAAAGTGCCGATTCTTTAGCTATAGCGATTGACAAAATTATTTCAAACGATACCTATCGAAAAGAATTAGCAATTGCTAATTTTCAGGCCGCAAGCGCCCTATCAATGGACAAAATTATAATGATGTATATAGAATGTTTTAAATCAATACAATAA
- a CDS encoding response regulator produces MKILIVDDQQLVLLSLEKLLSGLGYEVISADNIMDAITRYDSEKPNLVIVDINMSNLSNTESINEHASGLEVVKHIKQIKKDNTPVMVLSGNTDEEVIIKGFDLGIDDYMKKPLSLSEIGARVKRLIGSTIEKSVTEKPNSKERYIQNKCVGVVIPCYNEETRLSSDEFKSFVHKNLGYHLCFVNDGSKDNTLAVLHELTKGKEEYISVYDCEKNGGKAEAVRLGMLHLAKQNQFDYIGFLDADLSTNFDDFQDLADTIYNSKYKLVFGSRISRMGADITKQSARAIISKTINYIIRKILGMEINDTQCGAKIMTKEIIEKTFNEKFITKWVFDVEIFMRMKKIYGSTKTQELILEKPLNRWIHMDGSKLSFKDSIKIIGQIGQIAIHYR; encoded by the coding sequence ATGAAAATACTAATAGTAGATGATCAGCAATTGGTTCTGTTGTCTTTAGAAAAATTGTTAAGTGGTTTAGGATATGAAGTTATAAGTGCAGACAATATAATGGATGCTATTACTAGATATGACAGTGAAAAACCAAATTTAGTTATTGTTGACATTAATATGTCTAATCTTTCTAATACAGAATCTATAAATGAGCATGCGTCTGGTCTGGAAGTAGTCAAGCATATTAAACAAATCAAAAAAGACAATACACCTGTAATGGTTTTATCTGGTAATACTGATGAAGAAGTCATTATAAAAGGTTTTGATTTGGGAATTGATGATTACATGAAAAAACCTTTGAGCTTAAGCGAAATTGGCGCAAGAGTAAAAAGATTAATAGGCTCTACTATCGAAAAAAGTGTTACGGAAAAACCCAATTCGAAAGAGCGATATATCCAAAACAAGTGTGTTGGAGTTGTTATTCCGTGTTATAACGAGGAAACTCGTTTGTCTAGTGATGAATTTAAGTCTTTTGTACATAAAAATTTAGGATACCATTTGTGTTTTGTAAACGATGGAAGTAAAGACAATACACTAGCTGTATTGCATGAATTAACAAAAGGAAAAGAAGAATATATTAGCGTGTATGATTGTGAAAAAAATGGTGGAAAAGCAGAAGCTGTCCGTCTGGGAATGTTACACTTGGCCAAGCAAAATCAATTTGACTACATCGGTTTTTTAGACGCCGATTTATCTACCAATTTCGATGATTTTCAAGATTTGGCAGATACAATTTATAACTCTAAATACAAATTGGTTTTTGGCTCCAGAATTTCAAGAATGGGAGCTGATATTACCAAACAATCCGCAAGAGCTATCATTAGCAAAACCATAAATTATATCATCAGAAAAATTCTTGGAATGGAAATTAACGATACACAATGTGGCGCCAAAATAATGACAAAAGAAATTATAGAAAAAACCTTTAATGAAAAATTCATAACAAAATGGGTTTTTGATGTAGAGATTTTTATGCGAATGAAAAAAATATATGGCTCTACAAAGACTCAAGAGTTAATTTTAGAAAAACCCTTAAACAGATGGATTCACATGGATGGTTCGAAATTGTCATTTAAAGATTCCATAAAAATTATTGGCCAAATTGGCCAAATCGCAATTCATTACAGGTAA
- a CDS encoding histidine kinase, with protein MEQPNLNYIDQLCGEDDAFKQKMIAIIKKELPLEIDSYHKFMQEQHYKLAAECVHKLKHKISIFDLEKSYDITHEYENHLLNGTLESEDKFESILQLMQNFVNDL; from the coding sequence ATGGAACAGCCTAATTTAAATTATATTGACCAACTCTGCGGAGAAGACGATGCATTTAAGCAAAAAATGATTGCAATTATTAAAAAAGAACTCCCTCTTGAAATAGATTCCTATCATAAATTTATGCAAGAGCAGCATTATAAGCTGGCTGCAGAGTGTGTTCATAAATTAAAGCATAAAATATCTATTTTTGACCTTGAAAAAAGCTATGATATTACTCATGAATACGAAAATCACTTATTAAATGGCACACTTGAGTCTGAAGACAAATTTGAAAGTATTTTACAGTTAATGCAAAACTTTGTAAACGATTTGTAA
- a CDS encoding ATP-binding protein, with translation MNTLLKRQIAKFINPEHLKDLKHFLHAVNESYDNHEDQMNMLQRAMKISSDELFQANKKLRDEANSLKEINSNLTEILNSMNLDAEKLGNEKDFNQSDFLKKQSIEIVTMNKQREELLKSLENHNKELNEYAHVVSHDLKAPLRNIDTLINWVIEDNKEMGESCLNSLNQVLFNVEKMDLLIKGILDYSTVDKLESEERLIDLNEVIDEIKRDIHIPKNIEISIINDLPKIKGNTWRFKQLMQNLIENSIHYNDKSQGQIEIGCREKEQDFEFYIKDNGIGIAEKYHDKIFKIFTKLESNNQNSGVGLSIVNKIIEYYKGSIWLESKENIGTTFYFTLPKNYGTA, from the coding sequence ATGAATACTCTTTTAAAAAGGCAAATTGCTAAATTTATAAACCCTGAGCACTTAAAAGATTTAAAGCATTTTTTGCACGCAGTCAATGAATCTTATGATAATCACGAGGATCAGATGAACATGTTGCAGCGAGCGATGAAAATTAGTTCTGACGAACTTTTCCAAGCCAATAAAAAACTACGCGATGAAGCCAATAGTTTAAAAGAAATAAATTCAAATTTGACAGAAATATTGAATTCTATGAATTTGGATGCTGAAAAATTAGGTAATGAAAAAGATTTTAATCAATCCGATTTCTTAAAAAAACAATCTATAGAAATTGTGACTATGAATAAGCAAAGAGAAGAATTACTAAAGAGTTTAGAAAATCATAATAAAGAACTTAACGAATATGCTCATGTTGTTTCTCATGATTTAAAAGCACCACTCAGAAATATAGACACCCTTATTAATTGGGTCATTGAGGATAATAAAGAAATGGGTGAAAGTTGCTTAAACTCGCTTAATCAGGTACTTTTTAATGTCGAAAAAATGGATTTGCTCATCAAAGGAATTTTAGATTATTCTACTGTAGACAAGTTAGAATCTGAAGAAAGATTAATTGATCTTAATGAGGTAATTGACGAAATAAAGAGAGATATTCATATTCCGAAAAATATTGAAATTTCGATAATCAATGATTTACCAAAAATAAAAGGAAATACATGGCGATTCAAACAATTAATGCAAAATTTAATTGAAAATAGCATCCATTATAATGATAAGTCTCAAGGCCAAATTGAAATTGGTTGTAGAGAAAAAGAGCAAGATTTTGAATTTTACATCAAAGATAATGGCATCGGAATCGCTGAAAAATACCACGACAAAATTTTTAAAATATTCACAAAATTAGAAAGCAACAATCAAAATTCAGGAGTAGGGCTTTCTATAGTTAACAAAATTATTGAGTATTATAAAGGTTCAATCTGGCTTGAAAGTAAAGAAAACATTGGAACAACATTTTATTTTACCTTACCTAAAAACTATGGAACAGCCTAA
- a CDS encoding FIST N-terminal domain-containing protein encodes MKIIQAYKKKNENWQYLTNKEELKNPLVLVFANRMQLELPEVIDAIRKEFPYEHLVFGSTAGEILDANVFDDSIVVSAIEFEKSTFAIKTDNIFNHNKDANALGESLYQQIPKENLKHLFVLSEGSFVNGSSLIEGLENGIQNKVPISGGMCGDDAKFEKTLASYKENPKEGEVVLIGFYGETLEISFSSFGGWSSFGPERIITRSEANILYEIDGQPALDLYKKYLGDKANELPQASLLYPLNVTPEGKSQAVVRTILNINNEDQSMILAGEVPENAKVQLMMASVDAIAEGASQAAMLAMQNRINHPQLALLVSCVGRKLVMNQRVEEEIEQVQEIIGNEVAITGFYSYGEMAPFSENTFCELHNQTMTLTLISE; translated from the coding sequence ATGAAAATAATTCAAGCTTATAAAAAAAAGAATGAAAATTGGCAGTACCTAACAAATAAGGAAGAATTAAAAAATCCGCTGGTACTTGTTTTTGCCAATAGGATGCAATTAGAGCTTCCAGAAGTCATTGATGCTATTAGAAAGGAGTTTCCTTATGAACATCTGGTTTTTGGCTCTACAGCGGGTGAAATTTTAGATGCAAATGTCTTTGATGATTCTATTGTTGTTAGTGCTATAGAATTTGAAAAAAGTACGTTTGCAATTAAAACCGATAATATTTTTAATCATAATAAAGATGCAAATGCTTTAGGGGAATCTCTTTACCAACAAATACCCAAAGAAAACTTAAAGCATTTATTTGTACTTTCAGAAGGTAGTTTCGTAAACGGAAGCTCACTTATTGAGGGTCTTGAGAATGGCATTCAAAATAAAGTGCCTATCTCAGGAGGAATGTGTGGAGACGATGCAAAATTTGAGAAGACATTGGCTTCTTATAAAGAAAATCCAAAAGAAGGAGAAGTCGTTTTAATTGGGTTTTATGGAGAAACTTTAGAAATTTCGTTTTCCAGTTTTGGAGGATGGAGCTCATTTGGTCCCGAAAGAATTATTACCAGATCAGAAGCCAATATATTGTATGAAATCGATGGACAACCTGCTTTAGATTTGTATAAAAAATACTTAGGAGACAAAGCTAATGAGTTGCCGCAAGCTTCTTTGTTATATCCTTTAAATGTTACGCCCGAAGGTAAATCACAAGCTGTAGTTCGTACCATTTTAAATATCAATAACGAAGATCAGTCGATGATTTTAGCTGGAGAAGTGCCTGAAAATGCCAAAGTACAGCTCATGATGGCTTCTGTAGATGCTATTGCCGAGGGAGCTTCACAAGCGGCAATGTTAGCAATGCAAAATAGAATAAATCACCCACAACTTGCTTTACTAGTGAGTTGCGTAGGAAGAAAATTAGTTATGAATCAACGGGTTGAAGAGGAAATAGAGCAAGTGCAAGAAATAATAGGAAATGAAGTAGCAATTACCGGGTTTTACTCGTATGGCGAAATGGCTCCATTTAGCGAGAATACTTTTTGTGAATTACATAATCAAACCATGACTTTAACCCTAATCAGCGAATAA